A region of Paraburkholderia sp. BL23I1N1 DNA encodes the following proteins:
- a CDS encoding hydrogenase maturation protease: MSAILVAGIGNIFLGDDGFGVEVVRRLQEKLAAGELPAFPDSVSVADFGIRGIDLCYALLDGVDSAILIDTMQRGAAPGTLHVIEPCVEASVGGEPDDPLCGAGPDVAA, translated from the coding sequence ATGAGTGCGATTCTGGTGGCGGGTATCGGCAATATATTTCTCGGTGACGATGGCTTCGGCGTCGAAGTGGTGCGGCGTTTGCAAGAAAAACTTGCGGCCGGTGAGTTGCCCGCATTTCCGGACAGCGTGAGCGTCGCGGACTTCGGAATTCGCGGTATCGATCTTTGTTATGCGCTGCTCGACGGCGTGGACAGCGCGATTCTGATCGACACCATGCAGCGCGGCGCCGCGCCGGGCACGTTGCATGTGATCGAGCCGTGTGTGGAAGCATCCGTTGGCGGCGAACCAGACGATCCCCTATGCGGTGCCGGTCCTGATGTCGCCGCATGA
- a CDS encoding DUF6084 family protein, producing MPDLGFTVESAEVVPFAAAPLLTFRLRVTNTPAQEEIASVTLQCQIQIEAARRRYTPAEQYGLEDLFGSPPRWGETLRTLLWTHTTAITPPFSGECALELPVPCSYDFNVAATKYFHGLEEGEIPLMLQFSGTVFYRDGGGALQAAPIPWHKEAAYRLPVALWRDMMTRYYPNCAWLCLHRDVFDRLSRYKSRRGLTSWEQAVTSLLDGVEEDIS from the coding sequence ATGCCTGATCTCGGGTTCACTGTCGAGTCGGCGGAAGTCGTGCCGTTTGCCGCAGCGCCGCTGCTGACGTTCAGGTTGCGTGTCACCAACACGCCGGCGCAGGAAGAGATCGCCAGCGTGACCCTGCAATGCCAGATTCAGATCGAAGCGGCAAGACGCCGCTACACGCCCGCCGAACAATACGGACTCGAGGACCTGTTCGGCTCGCCGCCGCGTTGGGGTGAAACGCTGCGCACGCTGTTATGGACTCATACGACGGCCATCACGCCGCCGTTCAGCGGCGAGTGCGCGCTCGAATTGCCGGTGCCGTGCAGCTACGATTTCAATGTGGCCGCCACCAAATATTTTCATGGCCTCGAAGAAGGCGAGATTCCGCTGATGCTGCAATTCAGCGGTACGGTGTTCTATCGCGACGGCGGCGGCGCGTTGCAGGCCGCGCCGATTCCGTGGCACAAGGAAGCGGCGTACCGGCTGCCTGTTGCGCTATGGCGGGACATGATGACCCGCTATTACCCGAACTGCGCCTGGCTGTGTTTGCACCGGGACGTGTTCGATCGCCTCTCGCGTTACAAAAGCAGACGGGGCCTGACAAGCTGGGAGCAGGCGGTGACGAGTCTGCTCGACGGGGTAGAGGAGGACATATCGTGA
- a CDS encoding DUF5947 family protein, which translates to MTPAAVTTRGWVARLRHFVRKADDMQCELCGLPLLSDHPHLFETARRQLLCCCRACALLFGSQQNARYRPVPRDARYLAGFRMSDAQWDALAIPIDIAFFFHDSQAQRVVALYPGPAGGTQSLLELQAWDELVAGNPLLAQLQPDVEALLVNRSEGARDYYRVPIDQCYALTGVIRARWRGLSGGREAWDSIHRFFAALKTHGRVPEGLLHA; encoded by the coding sequence ATGACGCCCGCCGCCGTCACGACACGCGGCTGGGTTGCGCGGCTGCGCCATTTCGTGCGCAAAGCCGACGACATGCAATGCGAGTTGTGCGGATTGCCGCTTCTATCCGATCACCCCCATCTGTTCGAAACCGCCAGGCGGCAGCTCCTTTGCTGTTGCCGTGCGTGCGCGCTGTTGTTCGGCAGTCAACAGAATGCGCGCTATCGTCCGGTGCCGCGCGATGCGCGTTATCTCGCCGGTTTCCGCATGAGCGACGCGCAATGGGACGCGTTGGCGATTCCCATCGATATCGCTTTCTTCTTTCACGACAGCCAGGCACAGCGTGTCGTCGCGCTTTATCCCGGCCCCGCCGGCGGCACGCAATCGCTGCTGGAATTGCAGGCATGGGACGAACTGGTCGCCGGGAATCCGTTGCTCGCGCAACTGCAACCCGATGTCGAAGCGCTGCTGGTCAACCGCAGCGAAGGCGCGCGCGATTATTACCGCGTGCCGATCGACCAGTGCTACGCGCTGACCGGCGTGATCCGCGCACGGTGGCGAGGACTGTCCGGCGGGCGGGAGGCGTGGGATTCGATTCATCGCTTCTTCGCTGCGCTGAAGACCCATGGCCGGGTGCCGGAGGGCTTGCTCCATGCCTGA
- a CDS encoding NifU family protein produces MSDDRAVAAQQRRIDELIVALEALDDPRAREPAKELLQVVLDLHTNGLARLMEIVADAGAMDDAMVAAFERDAGVSALLLLHGLHPQDLPTRVSRAVEKMRPLLGAQGIQIELLDAAEEAVRVRVAGRLQGKHNSVGELQQDIERAIFEAAPETMRVEIAGLPDVNVHELRFVPHRTEAASVVTSEMASRTEAGAQ; encoded by the coding sequence GTGAGCGACGACCGCGCGGTCGCCGCGCAGCAACGCCGCATCGATGAACTGATTGTGGCGCTGGAAGCGCTCGACGATCCGCGCGCGCGTGAGCCGGCCAAAGAACTGTTGCAGGTCGTGCTCGATCTGCATACGAACGGGCTCGCACGGCTGATGGAGATCGTGGCGGACGCGGGTGCGATGGACGACGCCATGGTCGCGGCGTTCGAGCGCGACGCCGGCGTGTCGGCCTTGCTGCTTTTGCATGGTCTGCATCCGCAGGATCTGCCCACGCGCGTGTCGCGCGCGGTCGAAAAGATGCGGCCGTTGCTCGGCGCTCAGGGGATCCAGATCGAACTGCTCGACGCCGCGGAAGAAGCGGTGCGTGTGCGCGTGGCCGGCCGTTTGCAGGGCAAGCACAACTCGGTAGGCGAGTTGCAGCAGGACATCGAACGCGCGATTTTCGAAGCGGCGCCGGAAACAATGCGTGTCGAAATCGCGGGCTTGCCGGACGTCAATGTGCATGAACTGCGCTTTGTGCCGCATCGCACTGAGGCGGCAAGCGTCGTAACGAGCGAGATGGCAAGCCGGACCGAGGCCGGCGCGCAATGA
- a CDS encoding nickel-dependent hydrogenase large subunit: MAVSTAPEATASTQAAPGKLVEMNWDPITRIVGSLGIYTKIDFANRRVAECYSTSSIFRGYSIFMKGKDPRDAHFITSRICGICGDNHATCSVYAQNMAYGVKPPAIAEWIVNLGEAAEYMFDHNIFQDNLVGVDFCEKMVRETNPGVWAKAQKTPAPNADKHGYKTIADIMTALNPFTGEFYRETLMVSRYTREMFCLMEGRHVHPSTLYPGGVGTVPTIQLFTDYITRLMKYVEFMKKVVPLHDDLFNFFYEALPGYEEVGRRRILLGCWGSFQDPNVCDYSYNAMTQWGRGMFVTPGVVVDGELVTTDLVDINLNIRILLGSSYYDDWDHEETFVKQDPLGNPVDRKHPWNQTTLPRPQKRKFDGNYTWVMSPRWLDKRTGDHLALDTGGGPIARLWATALAGLVDIGYIKATGQSVKIYLPKTALKPEVEFEWKIPKWSNAIERDRARTYFQAYSAAAALYFAEQALAELHAGRTRTFSDFTVPEEAIGCGFHEAVRGVLSHHLVIREGKIANYHPYPPTPWNANPRDIYGTPGPYEDAVQNTPIFEENGPDKFKGIDIMRAVRSFDPCLPCGVHMYVGNGKTIDTSHSPTFGVMQGAHT, translated from the coding sequence ATGGCCGTTAGTACCGCACCTGAAGCGACCGCAAGCACCCAGGCAGCGCCGGGCAAGCTGGTCGAAATGAACTGGGATCCGATTACGCGGATCGTGGGCAGCCTGGGGATTTACACCAAGATCGATTTTGCGAACCGCCGCGTGGCGGAGTGCTACAGCACCTCATCGATCTTTCGTGGTTACAGCATTTTCATGAAGGGCAAAGACCCGCGCGACGCGCATTTCATCACGAGCCGTATCTGCGGGATCTGCGGCGACAATCACGCGACCTGTTCGGTGTATGCGCAGAATATGGCGTACGGCGTGAAACCGCCGGCGATTGCCGAATGGATCGTCAATCTCGGCGAAGCGGCCGAATACATGTTCGACCACAACATTTTCCAGGACAACCTGGTGGGTGTGGATTTCTGCGAAAAGATGGTCAGGGAGACCAATCCCGGTGTGTGGGCCAAGGCGCAAAAAACACCCGCGCCAAATGCGGACAAACATGGCTACAAGACCATCGCGGATATCATGACCGCGCTCAATCCGTTCACCGGCGAGTTCTATCGCGAGACCTTGATGGTCAGCCGCTATACGCGCGAGATGTTCTGCCTGATGGAAGGGCGTCACGTGCATCCGTCGACGCTTTATCCCGGTGGTGTGGGCACGGTGCCCACCATTCAGCTGTTCACGGATTACATCACGCGTTTGATGAAGTACGTCGAGTTCATGAAGAAAGTCGTGCCGCTTCATGACGATCTGTTCAACTTCTTCTATGAAGCGCTACCGGGTTACGAAGAAGTCGGCAGGCGCCGTATTCTGCTCGGTTGCTGGGGCTCGTTCCAGGACCCGAACGTGTGCGACTACAGCTACAACGCCATGACGCAATGGGGCCGCGGCATGTTCGTCACACCGGGCGTGGTGGTGGACGGCGAACTGGTGACCACCGATCTCGTGGATATCAATCTGAACATCCGCATCCTGTTGGGCAGTTCCTATTACGACGATTGGGATCACGAAGAAACCTTCGTCAAGCAGGACCCGCTCGGCAATCCCGTGGACCGCAAGCACCCGTGGAATCAGACCACGCTGCCACGCCCGCAGAAGCGCAAATTCGACGGCAACTACACGTGGGTGATGTCGCCGCGCTGGCTCGACAAGCGCACGGGCGATCACCTCGCGCTCGATACCGGCGGCGGACCGATCGCACGCCTGTGGGCCACCGCGTTGGCGGGGCTGGTGGATATCGGTTACATCAAGGCGACCGGCCAAAGCGTGAAGATCTACTTGCCGAAGACTGCGCTCAAGCCCGAAGTCGAATTCGAATGGAAGATTCCGAAGTGGAGCAATGCGATCGAACGCGATCGCGCCCGCACCTATTTTCAGGCGTATTCGGCGGCGGCCGCTTTGTACTTTGCCGAGCAGGCGCTGGCGGAATTGCATGCGGGCCGCACCCGCACGTTCAGTGACTTTACGGTGCCGGAGGAAGCCATTGGTTGCGGTTTCCATGAAGCGGTGCGCGGCGTGCTCTCGCATCATCTCGTGATCCGCGAGGGCAAGATCGCCAACTATCACCCGTATCCGCCTACGCCGTGGAACGCCAATCCGCGCGATATCTACGGCACACCTGGACCGTATGAAGACGCGGTGCAGAACACGCCGATCTTCGAAGAGAACGGGCCGGACAAATTCAAGGGTATCGACATCATGCGCGCAGTGCGCAGTTTCGACCCGTGTCTGCCGTGCGGCGTGCATATGTACGTCGGCAATGGCAAGACGATCGATACGTCGCACTCGCCGACGTTCGGCGTGATGCAGGGAGCGCACACGTGA
- a CDS encoding hydrogenase expression protein HypE: MAEADNVPYGRKTQHAPALNEVHIIWITAGLGCDGDSVSITAATQPSIEDVILGAIPGLPKVHLHNPVLAYENGDEFLKPFHQAARGELENFVLVMEGSIPNERINREGYWAALGTDPDTQEPITIPQWLDRLAPRALAVVGAGTCATYGGIHAMEGNPTGCMGLADYLGWDWKSKAGLPIVNVPGCPVQPDNFMETLLYLLYQLAGLAPMIPLDDALRPKWLFTRTVHDGCDRAGSYEQAIFASEYGSPNCIVKLGCWGPVVQCNVPKRGWMAGIGGCPNVGGICIGCTMPGFPDKFMPFMDQPPGSVLSSNLIKSYGPLIRSLRKLTNNTLNDEPKWRHNGSKLTTGYRR; encoded by the coding sequence ATGGCAGAAGCAGATAACGTCCCTTATGGGCGCAAGACTCAGCACGCGCCGGCTCTAAACGAAGTGCACATCATCTGGATCACCGCGGGCCTCGGCTGCGACGGCGATTCGGTATCGATTACCGCGGCGACTCAGCCGAGCATCGAAGATGTGATTCTCGGTGCGATTCCCGGTCTACCCAAGGTGCATTTGCACAACCCGGTATTGGCGTATGAGAACGGCGACGAGTTTCTCAAACCGTTTCATCAGGCCGCGCGTGGCGAGCTCGAGAACTTCGTGCTGGTGATGGAGGGGTCCATTCCGAACGAGCGTATCAATCGCGAAGGATACTGGGCCGCCTTGGGCACCGACCCCGATACACAGGAACCGATCACGATTCCGCAATGGCTCGACCGGCTGGCGCCGCGCGCGCTGGCGGTCGTCGGCGCGGGCACCTGCGCGACCTATGGCGGCATTCACGCCATGGAAGGCAATCCGACCGGCTGCATGGGCCTCGCCGATTACCTCGGCTGGGACTGGAAGTCGAAAGCGGGCCTGCCGATCGTCAATGTGCCGGGCTGTCCGGTGCAGCCGGACAACTTCATGGAGACGCTGCTCTATCTGCTCTATCAACTGGCGGGTCTCGCGCCGATGATTCCGCTCGACGATGCGTTGCGGCCGAAGTGGCTCTTTACCCGCACCGTTCACGACGGTTGCGATCGTGCGGGCTCCTACGAACAGGCGATCTTCGCCAGCGAATACGGCAGCCCGAATTGCATCGTCAAGCTGGGCTGCTGGGGGCCCGTCGTGCAGTGCAACGTGCCAAAACGCGGCTGGATGGCCGGCATTGGTGGTTGTCCGAATGTGGGGGGCATCTGCATCGGCTGCACGATGCCGGGCTTTCCCGACAAGTTCATGCCGTTCATGGATCAGCCACCGGGATCGGTGCTGTCGTCGAATCTGATCAAGAGCTATGGTCCGCTGATTCGCAGCCTGCGCAAGCTCACCAACAACACGCTCAACGACGAGCCGAAATGGCGTCACAACGGTTCGAAACTCACCACCGGCTACCGTCGCTGA
- a CDS encoding transposase, which translates to MPAPIIDDELWALIEPLLPPPKPRRRRYPGRLPVSDRAALNGILLVLKTGMRWNHLPTRLGFGSGATCWRRLHGWQQAGVWDKLHGLLLDKLRESGQLDFSYAAVDSSSVRAVGAGQKLGQTPPIAHDQGPNTTSS; encoded by the coding sequence ATGCCGGCACCTATCATCGATGACGAACTGTGGGCACTGATCGAACCGCTACTTCCACCGCCCAAACCGCGACGCAGGCGGTACCCTGGACGGCTGCCGGTCTCGGACCGTGCAGCACTCAATGGCATCCTGCTCGTGCTGAAGACAGGGATGCGTTGGAACCATCTCCCGACCCGCCTGGGCTTCGGCTCTGGAGCGACTTGCTGGCGTCGGTTGCACGGCTGGCAGCAGGCCGGAGTGTGGGACAAGCTGCACGGGCTACTGCTCGACAAGCTGCGCGAATCTGGCCAGCTCGATTTCTCATATGCGGCTGTCGATTCATCGTCCGTGCGAGCCGTTGGGGCGGGCCAAAAACTGGGCCAAACCCCACCGATCGCGCACGACCAGGGTCCAAACACCACGTCCTCGTAG
- a CDS encoding IS5 family transposase translates to MVRASRWGGPKTGPNPTDRARPGSKHHVLVDANGVPVSVIVTGANRNDVTQLLPLVDAIPPIRGTRGRPLRKPKVIYADRGYDSDSHRRRLRERGIRPVIARRRTEHGSGLGKFRWVVERTHSWLHGFRRLRIRFERRSDIHEAFLKLACSLVCWNIFSRTERPF, encoded by the coding sequence ATCGTCCGTGCGAGCCGTTGGGGCGGGCCAAAAACTGGGCCAAACCCCACCGATCGCGCACGACCAGGGTCCAAACACCACGTCCTCGTAGACGCGAACGGCGTTCCTGTCAGCGTGATCGTGACCGGCGCGAACCGCAACGATGTCACGCAACTGCTACCGCTGGTCGACGCTATCCCGCCGATTCGCGGCACTCGTGGCCGACCGCTTCGCAAGCCCAAGGTCATCTACGCCGACCGTGGCTACGACTCCGACTCGCATCGCCGCAGACTTCGCGAGCGTGGCATCAGACCGGTCATCGCCAGGCGCCGCACCGAACACGGCAGCGGCCTCGGCAAGTTCCGTTGGGTCGTCGAACGGACTCATTCGTGGCTCCATGGTTTCCGTCGTCTTCGCATTCGCTTCGAACGCCGATCTGACATTCATGAAGCATTCCTCAAACTAGCCTGCTCACTCGTCTGCTGGAACATCTTCAGCCGAACTGAGCGCCCTTTTTGA
- a CDS encoding HoxN/HupN/NixA family nickel/cobalt transporter → MTEFVKALLGEEEGQRRGQQRRQIAWLYAFLLTFNLAAWVTAFVAFRGYPLLMGSCLLAYSFGLRHAVDADHIAAIDNVTRKLMQSGQRPLTVGLMFSLGHATIVVLATIGIAATAMALQSRMSDFKEIGAVIGTLVSTFFLFAIALLNLIVLRSVLRAFRRVRRGEPYVDEDLDMLLANRGFLARVFRPLFRLISRSWHMYPLGFLFGLGFDTATEVGLLGISAAGAAQGMSIWSILVFPVLFMAGMTLVDTTDSILMLGAYGWVFVKPVRKLYYNITVTTISVLVALFVGGMEGLGLLAGKLHLSGGFWQAVGSLNDNVGMIGYAIIGVFLASWLLSVAFYKWMRFEELEIRP, encoded by the coding sequence ATGACGGAGTTTGTGAAGGCGCTCCTCGGCGAGGAAGAGGGCCAACGGCGTGGTCAACAGCGCCGGCAGATCGCATGGCTCTACGCGTTTTTGCTTACTTTCAATCTCGCGGCATGGGTGACGGCCTTCGTGGCGTTTCGCGGCTACCCGCTGCTGATGGGCTCCTGCCTGCTTGCTTACTCGTTTGGCCTGCGGCACGCGGTGGACGCGGATCATATCGCGGCCATCGACAACGTCACGCGCAAGCTGATGCAGTCCGGCCAGCGTCCGCTGACGGTGGGGCTGATGTTCTCGCTGGGACACGCCACCATTGTCGTGCTGGCGACGATCGGCATTGCGGCGACCGCCATGGCGTTGCAAAGCCGCATGAGCGACTTCAAGGAAATCGGCGCCGTAATCGGCACGCTCGTGTCGACGTTCTTCCTGTTTGCCATTGCGCTGCTGAATCTGATCGTGCTGCGCTCGGTGCTGCGCGCTTTTCGGCGCGTACGCCGAGGCGAACCTTATGTCGATGAGGATCTCGATATGCTGCTCGCCAATCGTGGCTTTCTCGCGCGTGTTTTCCGGCCGCTATTTCGCCTGATCAGCCGGAGCTGGCATATGTACCCACTCGGCTTTCTGTTCGGCCTCGGTTTCGATACCGCAACGGAAGTCGGGCTGCTTGGCATATCCGCCGCCGGCGCCGCGCAGGGCATGTCGATCTGGTCGATTCTGGTGTTTCCGGTGCTGTTCATGGCGGGCATGACGCTCGTCGACACCACCGACAGCATCCTGATGCTGGGCGCCTATGGTTGGGTGTTTGTGAAGCCGGTCCGCAAGCTGTATTACAACATCACCGTCACGACGATTTCGGTGCTCGTCGCGCTCTTTGTCGGCGGGATGGAAGGTCTCGGATTGCTGGCCGGCAAGCTGCACCTGAGTGGCGGATTCTGGCAGGCGGTGGGCAGTCTGAACGACAACGTCGGCATGATCGGCTACGCGATCATCGGTGTATTTCTGGCGAGCTGGCTGTTGTCAGTCGCGTTTTACAAATGGATGCGATTCGAGGAACTCGAGATTCGCCCGTGA
- a CDS encoding copper resistance protein CopC has translation MKNDRHDRLRAAAKLPLLIAGLAFASAAFAHVFPQKQEPGAGATVASPAQIRVMFDGPLEPSFSSLTVTDASGKQVNTEKSAVDAHQTATMTVPLPPLAAGHYTVHWVAVASDGHRTHGDYAFDVK, from the coding sequence ATGAAAAACGATCGACATGACCGGCTGCGCGCCGCGGCGAAGCTGCCGTTGCTGATTGCCGGGCTCGCCTTCGCGAGCGCCGCTTTCGCTCATGTATTTCCCCAGAAGCAGGAGCCGGGCGCGGGCGCGACGGTGGCCTCGCCCGCGCAGATCCGCGTGATGTTCGACGGGCCGCTCGAGCCGTCATTCAGCTCGCTGACCGTGACCGACGCAAGCGGCAAGCAGGTCAACACGGAGAAATCCGCCGTCGACGCCCATCAGACGGCGACGATGACCGTGCCCCTACCGCCGCTCGCGGCCGGGCATTACACCGTGCACTGGGTGGCCGTGGCATCCGACGGGCACCGCACGCACGGCGACTATGCGTTCGACGTGAAGTAG
- a CDS encoding DUF2946 domain-containing protein has translation MSRLFRKIGSWLGLFAILMATLAPTISHSLAARNGGETAMEGEHCSMPSMASMPGMDAMSAMSSMPSMPDQASDDPSGKHTQHTATSDGDACGYCSLLAHMPALPSVETLFFVTVRVLQHTVATRFESVRRVEPLTFAQPRAPPHAS, from the coding sequence TTGAGTCGTCTCTTTCGGAAGATCGGCAGTTGGCTGGGATTGTTTGCGATCCTGATGGCCACGCTCGCGCCAACAATCTCCCATTCGCTCGCTGCACGCAACGGCGGTGAAACCGCAATGGAAGGCGAGCATTGCTCGATGCCGTCAATGGCTTCCATGCCGGGGATGGATGCCATGTCTGCCATGTCCTCCATGCCCTCCATGCCGGACCAGGCATCGGACGACCCCAGCGGCAAACATACTCAACACACTGCCACCTCCGACGGCGACGCCTGCGGCTATTGCAGTCTGCTCGCCCACATGCCTGCGCTGCCCAGCGTCGAGACATTGTTCTTCGTCACCGTTCGCGTGCTTCAGCATACCGTCGCCACCCGCTTCGAGAGCGTTCGCCGCGTCGAACCGCTCACCTTCGCGCAGCCCCGCGCCCCGCCGCACGCATCCTGA
- a CDS encoding TAXI family TRAP transporter solute-binding subunit has protein sequence MKAYRPRPPHLPGDHSHAEWRDHTLPYVIVAALVVLMVTLIVWVVDPAPPKTITISAGPHDSSFFVTADLYKKILARNGITLKVLESDGSVENLHRLLDPKQHVDLALVQGGAADGIDTSSLMSLGSVFYIPVVVFYRGTGIGELSELEGKRIAIGREGSGTRLLALKLLEANGIEPGGDTVLVPSDGLQAATQLVAGEVDAAILNGDSATRGLMLRLLKVPGISVMDFDEASAYTRLFPYLDEIDLPPGVLDLKHRIPPDTVHLISPTVELVARTNLHPAISDLLIEAAQEVHGLPGLLQRAGQFPSPVAHEYQISEDAQRYYKTGKSFLYRTLPFWLASIGDRTLVLLLPMAVLLIPAMRLIPALYGWRVRSRIYRYYGALIAIERGALADSTEEERKQLFAELDQIEASLNRLRMPLAYADAFYVLREHVGFVRSRLAAQGSHP, from the coding sequence ATGAAAGCGTATCGCCCGCGTCCCCCGCACTTACCCGGCGATCATTCGCATGCGGAGTGGCGCGATCACACCCTGCCTTACGTCATCGTGGCCGCGCTTGTCGTGCTGATGGTCACGCTGATCGTCTGGGTGGTCGATCCGGCGCCGCCGAAAACCATCACGATCAGCGCGGGCCCGCACGATAGTTCGTTCTTCGTCACCGCCGATCTGTACAAGAAGATCCTCGCCCGCAACGGCATTACGCTGAAGGTGCTGGAATCCGATGGCTCGGTGGAGAACCTGCACCGTCTGCTCGACCCGAAACAGCATGTCGATCTCGCGCTCGTGCAAGGCGGTGCGGCCGACGGGATCGACACGTCGTCGCTGATGTCGCTTGGCAGCGTGTTCTACATTCCGGTGGTCGTGTTCTATCGCGGCACGGGTATCGGCGAGCTTTCAGAACTGGAAGGCAAACGGATTGCCATTGGCCGCGAAGGCAGCGGCACGCGCCTCCTCGCGCTCAAGCTGCTGGAAGCCAACGGCATCGAACCGGGCGGCGACACCGTGCTGGTGCCGAGCGACGGCTTGCAGGCCGCCACGCAACTCGTGGCGGGCGAAGTCGACGCGGCGATCCTGAACGGCGACTCGGCCACGCGCGGTTTGATGCTGCGGCTCCTGAAGGTGCCCGGCATCTCCGTGATGGATTTCGACGAAGCCAGCGCCTATACGCGGCTCTTTCCCTATCTCGACGAGATCGACCTGCCACCTGGCGTGCTGGATCTCAAGCACAGGATTCCGCCCGACACGGTCCATCTGATCAGCCCGACGGTCGAACTCGTGGCACGGACCAATTTGCATCCGGCCATTTCCGACTTATTGATCGAAGCCGCGCAGGAGGTGCACGGCCTGCCTGGGCTCCTGCAGCGCGCGGGGCAATTCCCGAGTCCGGTCGCCCATGAGTACCAGATCAGCGAGGACGCGCAGCGCTACTACAAGACCGGCAAGAGTTTCCTGTACCGCACGCTGCCGTTCTGGCTCGCGAGCATTGGCGACCGCACGCTCGTTCTGCTACTGCCGATGGCGGTGCTGCTGATTCCGGCGATGCGGCTGATCCCGGCGCTTTACGGATGGCGGGTACGCTCGCGCATCTATCGCTATTACGGGGCGTTGATTGCGATCGAGCGCGGCGCACTCGCCGACTCGACCGAGGAGGAGCGCAAGCAGCTTTTCGCGGAACTCGATCAGATCGAGGCGTCGCTGAACCGCTTGCGTATGCCGCTTGCATATGCCGACGCGTTCTATGTGCTGCGCGAGCACGTCGGCTTTGTGCGCAGCCGGCTGGCGGCGCAAGGCAGCCACCCCTAG
- a CDS encoding ProQ/FinO family protein has product MGFEQLAELKKQLAAARAEAAPAAKPVAKPGAKPARKPSPPRRAAPAAKPATDARPAAEARPAADARPVDPVVKSIGRLQKRFPNVFPKNPAPKLPLKVGIFEDLVAHAKELSLTEAELRDAIKTWCRGSRYWKCLVEGAARVDLTAGEAGKVTAQEAAGAQRLQAHRAGRGAAKAAAPSAEASANAAVAPDAASTSVEPVAQAAATAQDGAESQPQAASADTQAAESTTPPATPSAATEA; this is encoded by the coding sequence ATGGGTTTCGAACAACTCGCTGAATTGAAGAAGCAACTGGCTGCGGCACGCGCCGAAGCTGCACCTGCGGCCAAGCCTGTCGCCAAGCCCGGTGCGAAGCCCGCGCGCAAGCCGTCGCCGCCGCGCCGTGCCGCGCCCGCTGCCAAGCCGGCCACTGACGCCAGGCCCGCCGCCGAGGCCAGGCCGGCGGCCGACGCAAGGCCTGTGGACCCGGTGGTGAAATCGATCGGGAGACTGCAAAAACGCTTCCCGAATGTCTTCCCGAAGAATCCGGCGCCCAAGCTGCCGCTGAAGGTCGGCATCTTTGAAGACCTCGTGGCTCACGCGAAGGAACTGTCGCTGACCGAAGCCGAGTTGCGCGACGCGATCAAGACCTGGTGCCGTGGCAGCCGCTACTGGAAGTGCCTGGTCGAAGGCGCCGCGCGCGTCGATCTGACGGCCGGCGAAGCAGGCAAGGTGACGGCACAGGAAGCAGCCGGCGCGCAGCGTCTGCAGGCGCATCGTGCGGGCAGGGGCGCGGCGAAAGCAGCGGCTCCGTCGGCTGAGGCATCCGCGAACGCTGCGGTCGCGCCGGATGCTGCATCCACCTCGGTCGAGCCGGTGGCGCAAGCAGCAGCCACCGCGCAAGATGGCGCAGAAAGCCAGCCGCAAGCTGCCTCGGCGGACACCCAGGCCGCTGAATCGACAACGCCGCCGGCCACACCCTCGGCCGCCACAGAAGCGTAA